The following proteins are co-located in the Halictus rubicundus isolate RS-2024b chromosome 1, iyHalRubi1_principal, whole genome shotgun sequence genome:
- the Rpl13 gene encoding ribosomal protein L13 — MGKRNNMIPNGHFHKDWQRFVKTWFNQPARKYRRKQSRVKKARSVAPRPVKLLRPVVHCPTFRYHTKVRAGKGFTLAEIKASGLNKRFAKTIGIAVDPRRRNKSVESLQANAQRLKEYKSKLILFPLNEKKPKKGDATEEEMKTASQVKGEIMPIRHLPPAKAKARTISEEDKKFSAYVTLRKARADARLVGIRAKRVKEAAENPDDVTKVAKDKKPKK; from the exons ATGGGTAAGAGGAATAATATGATCCCTAATGGGCACTTCCATAAAGATTGGCAAAGGTTTGTGAAAACTTGGTTCAATCAGCCAGCTAGAAAATATCGTCGTAAACAAAGTCGCGTGAAGAAAGCTCGCTCAGTTGCACCAAG ACCTGTCAAACTTCTGAGGCCCGTTGTCCACTGTCCAACATTCCGTTATCACACGAAAGTTAGGGCAGGTAAAGGTTTTACCTTAGCCGAAATTAAAGCCAGTGGTCTGAACAAACGGTTCGCCAAGACTATTGGAATTGCAGTGGATCCCAGGAGGAGGAACAAATCCGTTGAATCTTTGCAAGCAAATGCtcaaagattgaaagaatatAAATCCAAATTAATTCTTTTCCCATTGAATGAAAAGAAA CCTAAGAAGGGTGATGCAACTGAGGAAGAAATGAAGACAGCATCCCAAGTGAAGGGAGAAATCATGCCAATAAGACATCTACCACCAGCGAAAGCTAAAGCTCGCACAATTTCTGAGGAAGACAAGAAGTTCTCTGCATATGTAACTCTGCGTAAGGCTAGAGCTGATGCTAGGCTAGTCGGAATTCGCGCAAAGCGTGTCAAAGAAGCCGCAGAAAATCCGGACGATGTTACGAAGGTTGCCAAGGACAAAAAGCCCAAGAAGTAA